One Streptomyces sp. SAI-135 DNA segment encodes these proteins:
- a CDS encoding metalloregulator ArsR/SmtB family transcription factor, with product MGHGAVTTAQEAAERVRLDAANVAKVATTLQALSTPSRLLILARLREGPLPATELAAEVGMEQSACSHQLRLLRNLGLVVGERRGRSVVYALHDHHVAELLDQAVYHVEHLRLGLSDATE from the coding sequence ATGGGTCATGGAGCCGTCACCACCGCGCAGGAAGCCGCCGAGCGCGTACGTCTGGACGCGGCGAACGTGGCCAAGGTGGCCACCACCCTCCAGGCCCTGTCCACCCCTTCCCGCCTGCTGATCCTCGCGCGGCTGCGCGAAGGGCCGCTGCCGGCCACGGAACTGGCCGCCGAGGTGGGCATGGAGCAGTCGGCGTGCTCGCACCAGCTGCGGCTGCTGCGCAACCTGGGTCTCGTCGTGGGCGAGCGCCGGGGCCGGTCGGTGGTGTACGCGCTGCACGACCACCATGTCGCCGAGCTGCTCGACCAGGCCGTCTACCACGTGGAACACCTGCGGCTGGGGCTCAGTGACGCCACCGAGTGA
- a CDS encoding ArsB/NhaD family transporter: MNDWQSWAAVVVFVVTYGLIISEKIHRVGAALGGAALMLAIGATDDKSAFFSEHSGVDWNVIFLLMGMMMIVGVLKKTGMFEYLAIWAVKRARARPFRVMVMLIVITAVTSALLDNVTTVLLIAPVTLLVCERLALPAAPFLIAEVFASNIGGIATLVGDPPNIIIASRAGLTFNDFLVHLAPLSAILVVVLVALCRFLFRASFVYDEARAEEVMALEEREAIKNPRLLVQGLVVLALVVVGFVLHPVLHYEPSVVALLGAGLLIAVSSVETGEVLGEVEWPTLAFFAGLFVMIGGLIETGVIGEVSKSLAEAIGDDELGGSMLLLSASAVLSGIVDNIPYVATMAPITSDLVRSMGGAGDHVMWWALAIGADLGGNATAIGASANVVVLGIAERNRQPISFWQFTKYGLVVTFVTVALSAGYVWLRYFASA, from the coding sequence GTGAACGACTGGCAGAGCTGGGCGGCGGTCGTCGTCTTCGTCGTGACCTACGGCCTGATCATCAGCGAGAAGATCCACCGCGTGGGCGCGGCCCTGGGCGGCGCCGCGCTGATGCTCGCGATCGGCGCGACCGACGACAAGTCCGCCTTCTTCTCCGAGCACAGCGGCGTCGACTGGAACGTCATCTTCCTGCTCATGGGCATGATGATGATCGTCGGGGTGCTCAAGAAGACCGGCATGTTCGAGTACCTGGCCATCTGGGCGGTGAAACGGGCACGGGCCAGACCGTTCCGTGTGATGGTCATGCTCATCGTGATCACGGCGGTGACATCGGCGCTGCTCGACAACGTCACCACGGTCCTGCTCATCGCCCCGGTCACCCTGCTGGTCTGCGAGCGTCTCGCGCTGCCCGCCGCTCCCTTCCTGATCGCCGAGGTGTTCGCGTCCAACATCGGCGGCATCGCGACCCTGGTCGGCGACCCGCCCAACATCATCATCGCCAGCCGCGCGGGGCTGACCTTCAACGACTTCCTGGTCCACCTCGCGCCGCTCTCCGCGATCCTGGTCGTGGTGCTCGTCGCTCTGTGCCGCTTCCTGTTCCGCGCGTCCTTCGTCTACGACGAGGCGCGCGCCGAGGAGGTCATGGCGCTGGAGGAACGCGAGGCCATCAAGAACCCCCGGCTGCTCGTCCAGGGGCTCGTGGTGCTCGCTCTGGTCGTCGTCGGCTTCGTGCTCCACCCGGTGCTGCACTACGAGCCCAGCGTCGTCGCGCTGCTGGGCGCGGGCCTGCTGATCGCGGTGTCGTCGGTGGAGACCGGCGAGGTCCTCGGCGAGGTCGAGTGGCCCACCCTCGCGTTCTTCGCCGGGCTGTTCGTCATGATCGGCGGTCTGATCGAGACCGGCGTCATCGGCGAGGTCTCCAAGTCCCTGGCCGAAGCGATCGGGGACGACGAACTCGGCGGCTCGATGCTGCTGCTGAGCGCGTCGGCCGTGCTGTCCGGCATCGTGGACAACATCCCCTACGTCGCGACGATGGCCCCGATCACCAGCGACCTCGTGCGGTCGATGGGGGGTGCCGGCGACCACGTCATGTGGTGGGCCTTGGCCATCGGCGCGGACCTCGGCGGCAACGCCACCGCGATCGGCGCGAGTGCCAACGTGGTCGTGCTGGGCATCGCCGAACGCAACCGGCAGCCCATCTCCTTCTGGCAGTTCACCAAGTACGGCCTGGTCGTCACCTTCGTCACCGTGGCACTGTCCGCGGGGTACGTCTGGCTGCGGTACTTCGCTTCCGCCTGA
- a CDS encoding inositol monophosphatase family protein — protein MIEDTETIDEFLDRHTGDVEEAVRKAAAAEVMPRFRRLAAHEVDQKAGPHDLVTDADRLAEQYLTEVLGTLLPGSVVVGEEAVHANPASYEALKGDNPVWIVDPVDGTRQFVHGDSGFCMLVALARRGVLLASWTYAPAREQLATAIRGRGAFLDGERLHSGVPDPGRDLQVATSHPDYTTEEQKRSLLGLWTDGVAPRPCGSAGLEYLAVARGESDAVAFNWEAAWDHAAGLLLVEEAGGAHLTLTGEPFSIQGGNTLPFTAARDAATARRVRGLLAGEARRDG, from the coding sequence ATGATCGAAGACACGGAAACCATCGACGAGTTTCTCGACCGGCACACGGGCGACGTGGAAGAGGCGGTGCGCAAGGCCGCCGCGGCCGAGGTCATGCCGCGCTTCCGGCGGCTCGCCGCGCACGAGGTCGACCAGAAGGCCGGCCCGCACGACCTGGTCACGGACGCCGACCGGCTGGCCGAGCAGTACCTCACCGAGGTGCTCGGCACCCTCCTGCCCGGCTCCGTCGTGGTCGGCGAGGAGGCCGTCCACGCCAATCCGGCGTCGTACGAGGCGCTGAAGGGCGACAACCCCGTCTGGATAGTCGACCCCGTCGACGGTACCCGGCAGTTCGTGCACGGCGACTCCGGCTTCTGCATGCTGGTCGCGCTCGCCAGGCGAGGTGTCCTGCTCGCCTCCTGGACCTACGCGCCGGCCCGGGAGCAACTGGCCACGGCGATACGCGGCCGGGGCGCCTTCCTCGACGGCGAGCGGCTGCACTCGGGCGTCCCTGACCCGGGACGCGACCTCCAAGTGGCCACCTCGCACCCGGACTACACGACTGAGGAGCAGAAGCGCAGCCTGCTGGGGCTGTGGACGGACGGTGTCGCACCGCGCCCGTGCGGCTCGGCGGGCCTGGAGTATCTGGCCGTCGCCCGGGGCGAGTCGGACGCGGTGGCGTTCAACTGGGAGGCGGCCTGGGACCACGCGGCAGGGCTGCTGCTGGTCGAGGAGGCGGGCGGGGCCCATCTGACCCTCACCGGCGAGCCGTTCAGCATCCAGGGCGGCAACACCCTCCCCTTCACCGCCGCCCGCGACGCGGCGACGGCCCGGAGGGTGCGGGGGCTGCTGGCGGGCGAGGCCCGACGCGACGGCTGA
- a CDS encoding flavodoxin family protein, giving the protein MTASPSPTQDNYRFDDLRALFINCTLKPSPQLSHTQGLIDKSRAIMDACGATTDEIRAVDHDIAPGVYPDMTEHGFATDAWPALYERVMAADILVLAGPIWLGDNSSVTKQVIERLYSCSSLLNDRGQYAYYGRVGGCLITGNEDGIKHCAMNVLYSLQHLGYTIPPQADAGWIGAAGPGPSYLDPGSGGPENDFTNRNTSFMTWNLMHLAALLKRAGGIPAHGNQRTEWDAGCRPGADNPEHR; this is encoded by the coding sequence ATGACGGCATCACCCTCCCCGACCCAGGACAACTACCGCTTCGACGACCTGCGTGCGCTCTTCATCAACTGCACACTCAAACCGTCCCCCCAGCTCAGCCACACGCAGGGGCTCATCGACAAGAGCCGGGCGATCATGGACGCGTGTGGAGCGACCACCGACGAGATCCGTGCCGTCGACCACGACATCGCTCCCGGCGTCTATCCGGACATGACCGAACACGGGTTCGCCACGGACGCCTGGCCCGCGCTGTACGAGCGGGTGATGGCCGCGGACATCCTGGTACTGGCCGGACCGATCTGGCTGGGTGACAACAGCTCGGTCACCAAGCAGGTCATCGAGCGTCTCTACAGCTGCTCCAGTCTCCTCAACGACCGCGGCCAGTACGCCTATTACGGGCGCGTCGGCGGGTGTCTGATCACCGGCAACGAGGACGGCATCAAGCACTGCGCCATGAACGTCCTCTACAGCCTGCAACACCTCGGCTACACCATCCCGCCGCAGGCGGACGCGGGCTGGATCGGCGCTGCCGGGCCCGGACCGTCGTACCTGGACCCCGGTTCGGGAGGCCCGGAGAACGACTTCACCAACCGCAACACCAGCTTCATGACGTGGAACCTGATGCACCTGGCGGCCCTGCTCAAACGCGCCGGAGGCATTCCCGCCCACGGCAACCAGCGCACGGAGTGGGACGCCGGCTGCCGACCGGGGGCGGACAACCCCGAGCACCGCTGA
- a CDS encoding NAD(P)/FAD-dependent oxidoreductase, with amino-acid sequence MLDAVVVGAGPNGLTAAVELARRGFSVAVFEARGTVGGGARTEELTLPGFLHDPCSAAHPLGINSPAFRALPLERYGLEWLHAELPMAHPFTDGTAAVLSRSVAETAASFGPRDAGTYRRLVEPFLPHWDTLARDFMSLPATALPRDPLTLARFGLIGLPPSTWLMRRFRDERAKTLFAGLVAHVMAPLSGVATGAIGLVFALAAHARGWPVARGGSQSLSDALAAYLGDLGGSIHTDYEVKRLDDLPPARAYVFDTSPTALARIAGFGTYYQGYRYGPGVFKVDYALDGPVPWTAKEARAAGTVQIGADTAEIGTALRAASREDRAPDRPFMITVQPSVVDPGRAPAGKHVFWVYGHVPSGWTGDLTDAMERQLERFAPGFRDRVLARATAGPPELAARNANYVGGDIASGAFSGLQAMLRPKLSLSPYGTPHPAVFICSSATPPGPGVHGMSGHNAAKAVWRRLRQQT; translated from the coding sequence ATGCTCGATGCGGTCGTGGTGGGTGCGGGGCCGAACGGACTGACGGCTGCCGTGGAGCTGGCCCGCCGCGGCTTCTCCGTGGCCGTCTTCGAGGCGCGCGGCACGGTGGGCGGGGGCGCCCGCACCGAGGAGCTCACCCTCCCCGGCTTCCTGCACGACCCGTGCTCCGCCGCCCACCCCCTCGGCATCAACTCCCCGGCGTTCCGCGCCCTGCCCCTGGAGCGCTACGGCCTGGAGTGGCTGCACGCCGAACTGCCCATGGCGCACCCCTTCACCGACGGCACCGCCGCCGTCCTGTCGCGGTCGGTCGCCGAGACGGCCGCCTCGTTCGGGCCGCGCGACGCGGGCACCTACCGACGGCTCGTCGAGCCGTTCCTGCCGCACTGGGACACCCTGGCCCGCGACTTCATGTCCCTGCCCGCGACCGCGCTGCCCCGCGACCCGCTCACCCTGGCCCGCTTCGGTCTGATCGGCCTGCCCCCGTCGACCTGGCTGATGCGCCGCTTCCGCGACGAGCGCGCGAAGACCCTGTTCGCCGGACTCGTCGCGCATGTCATGGCTCCCCTCAGCGGCGTGGCCACCGGAGCCATCGGTCTGGTCTTCGCCCTCGCGGCCCACGCGCGCGGCTGGCCCGTCGCCCGCGGCGGCTCCCAGTCCCTCTCCGACGCGCTCGCCGCCTATCTCGGGGACCTCGGCGGCAGCATCCACACCGACTACGAGGTCAAGCGGCTCGACGACCTGCCGCCCGCCCGCGCGTACGTCTTCGACACCTCGCCCACCGCCCTGGCCCGCATCGCCGGCTTCGGCACCTACTACCAGGGCTACCGCTACGGCCCGGGCGTCTTCAAGGTCGACTACGCCCTCGACGGCCCCGTGCCGTGGACCGCGAAGGAGGCGCGCGCCGCCGGCACCGTGCAGATCGGCGCCGACACCGCGGAGATCGGCACCGCGCTGCGCGCCGCGTCCCGGGAGGACCGCGCACCCGACCGGCCCTTCATGATCACCGTGCAGCCCAGTGTGGTCGATCCCGGCCGGGCCCCCGCCGGAAAGCACGTCTTCTGGGTCTACGGCCATGTCCCCAGCGGCTGGACCGGCGACCTCACCGACGCCATGGAGCGCCAACTGGAGCGCTTCGCACCGGGGTTCCGCGACCGCGTCCTCGCCCGTGCCACCGCGGGCCCGCCCGAGCTGGCCGCCCGCAACGCCAACTACGTCGGCGGCGACATCGCGTCCGGCGCGTTCAGCGGACTCCAGGCCATGCTGCGGCCCAAGCTGTCCCTGTCGCCGTACGGCACCCCGCACCCGGCCGTCTTCATCTGCTCGTCGGCGACCCCGCCGGGGCCCGGTGTGCACGGCATGTCGGGACACAACGCCGCGAAAGCCGTGTGGCGCAGGCTGCGACAGCAGACCTGA
- a CDS encoding gamma-glutamyltransferase — translation MFTTRPTLQGTFGMVSSTHWLASQSAMAVLEDGGNAYDAAVAGAFVLHVVEPHLNGPAGEVPILLAPAGGEVRVLCGQGVAPAGATVAHYRGLGLDLVPGTGPLAAAVPGAFDAWMLLLRDHGTKSLADVLKYAVGYAEDGHAPVENVGATVESVRELFETEWTSSAEVYLPGGRAPRPGALFRNPALAATWKRLVAEVAGAGDRVAQIDAAREVWRTGFIAEALVRQAGRPTMDTSGSRHTGTLTAADLARWSATYETPATYDWNGWTLCKAGPWSQGPVLLQQLALLPPELPRYGSAEYVHLLVEGCKLAMADREAWYGDAAEVPLDELLSARYNAERRALVGDKASYELRPGSPGGRAPRLSAHARVVVTDEPGFSPIGVGEPTVAKNPTSPVPGEPEVGPDGTTRGDTCHLDVVDRWGNMVAATPSGGWLQSNPVVPELGFPLGTRLQMTWLEEGLPNSLTPGRRPRTTLTPSIALRAGEPVLAFGTPGGDQQDQWQLHFFLAVALRSPVRGGLDLQGAIDAPNWHNDSFPGSFYPRGMRPGSLTVEARTDPGVVEELRRRGHDVTVGEPWSEGRLCAVARDPETGVLSAGANARGMQGYAVGR, via the coding sequence ATGTTCACCACCCGCCCCACGCTTCAGGGCACCTTCGGCATGGTGTCCTCCACCCACTGGCTGGCCTCGCAGTCGGCGATGGCGGTCCTGGAGGACGGCGGCAACGCCTATGACGCGGCGGTGGCCGGCGCCTTCGTGCTGCACGTCGTCGAGCCGCACCTCAACGGACCCGCGGGCGAGGTGCCGATCCTGCTCGCGCCCGCCGGAGGTGAGGTGCGGGTGCTGTGCGGACAGGGCGTCGCACCGGCCGGGGCGACCGTCGCCCACTACAGGGGACTCGGCCTGGACCTCGTCCCCGGCACCGGCCCCCTCGCCGCCGCCGTCCCCGGCGCCTTCGACGCCTGGATGCTGCTGCTGCGCGACCACGGCACCAAGTCCCTCGCCGACGTCCTCAAGTACGCCGTCGGGTACGCCGAGGACGGGCACGCGCCCGTGGAGAACGTCGGCGCGACCGTCGAGAGCGTACGGGAGCTGTTCGAGACGGAGTGGACCTCGTCGGCGGAGGTCTATCTGCCGGGCGGACGCGCCCCCCGGCCGGGTGCGCTGTTCCGCAACCCCGCCCTCGCCGCCACCTGGAAGCGGCTCGTCGCGGAGGTGGCGGGCGCCGGCGACCGGGTCGCGCAGATCGACGCGGCGCGCGAGGTGTGGCGTACCGGATTCATCGCCGAGGCGCTCGTACGGCAGGCCGGGCGGCCCACCATGGACACCAGCGGCTCGCGGCACACCGGCACGCTCACGGCCGCCGATCTCGCCCGCTGGTCCGCGACCTACGAGACGCCGGCGACGTACGACTGGAACGGCTGGACCCTGTGCAAGGCCGGCCCCTGGAGCCAGGGCCCGGTCCTGCTCCAGCAACTCGCGCTGCTGCCGCCCGAACTGCCGCGGTACGGGTCCGCCGAGTACGTCCATCTCCTGGTCGAGGGCTGCAAGCTGGCCATGGCCGACCGGGAGGCCTGGTACGGGGACGCGGCCGAGGTGCCGCTCGACGAGCTGCTGTCGGCCCGGTACAACGCGGAGCGGCGTGCACTCGTCGGCGACAAGGCCTCGTACGAGCTGCGACCGGGCAGCCCCGGCGGACGCGCCCCGCGGCTGAGCGCGCACGCGCGCGTGGTCGTCACCGACGAGCCCGGTTTCAGCCCGATAGGGGTCGGCGAGCCGACGGTCGCGAAGAACCCCACGTCCCCCGTGCCGGGCGAGCCCGAGGTCGGCCCCGACGGCACGACCCGGGGCGACACCTGCCACCTGGACGTCGTCGACCGGTGGGGCAACATGGTCGCCGCCACGCCCAGCGGCGGCTGGCTCCAGTCCAATCCGGTCGTACCCGAACTGGGCTTCCCGCTCGGTACCCGGCTCCAGATGACCTGGCTGGAGGAGGGCCTGCCGAACTCCCTCACGCCGGGCCGCCGCCCCCGCACCACCCTCACGCCCTCGATCGCCCTGCGGGCCGGAGAACCCGTCCTGGCCTTCGGCACGCCCGGCGGGGACCAGCAGGACCAGTGGCAGCTCCACTTCTTCCTCGCCGTCGCCCTGCGCTCCCCGGTCCGCGGCGGCCTCGACCTCCAGGGCGCGATCGACGCCCCGAACTGGCACAACGACAGCTTCCCGGGGTCGTTCTATCCGCGGGGGATGCGGCCGGGGAGCCTCACGGTGGAGGCCCGGACGGATCCCGGCGTGGTCGAGGAGCTGCGGCGGCGGGGACACGACGTGACGGTGGGGGAGCCGTGGTCGGAGGGACGGCTGTGCGCGGTGGCGCGGGACCCGGAGACGGGGGTGCTGTCGGCCGGGGCCAACGCGCGGGGCATGCAGGGGTACGCGGTGGGCCGATGA
- a CDS encoding CBS domain-containing protein yields the protein MRARDLAVAYETVSVDSDAVDAARLMAEHKLPGLLVLDEQGEPKAILPASQMIKVLVPAYVIEDPALAAVVDEKHADRLCQALAGRRVGDCLSSKAAPPPIADPDDTALEVAALMAQVRSPLVAVAEKVRAEPGGREHGSIRLLGVITASHLLHELLGAAGTLRST from the coding sequence GTGCGCGCTCGTGACCTGGCGGTCGCATACGAAACGGTCAGCGTCGACAGCGACGCCGTCGACGCGGCCCGGCTGATGGCCGAGCACAAGCTGCCGGGGCTGCTGGTACTGGACGAACAGGGCGAACCGAAGGCGATCCTGCCCGCCTCCCAGATGATCAAGGTGCTGGTGCCCGCCTACGTCATCGAGGACCCCGCCCTCGCGGCCGTCGTCGACGAGAAGCACGCCGACCGGCTGTGCCAGGCGCTGGCCGGCCGCCGGGTCGGGGACTGTCTGTCGAGCAAGGCGGCCCCGCCGCCGATCGCCGACCCGGACGACACCGCGCTGGAGGTGGCCGCGCTGATGGCGCAGGTACGCAGCCCGCTGGTGGCGGTCGCCGAGAAGGTCAGGGCCGAGCCCGGCGGCCGGGAGCACGGCAGCATCCGCCTGCTGGGCGTGATCACGGCCTCCCACCTCCTGCACGAGCTGCTGGGGGCTGCCGGAACGCTGCGTTCCACGTGA
- a CDS encoding O-acetyl-ADP-ribose deacetylase, whose amino-acid sequence MTTIRLVQGDITRESADAIVNAANSSLLGGGGVDGAIHRRGGPAILADCRRLRASHYGKGLPTGRAVATTAGDLDAHWVIHTVGPRWSREEDHSELLASCYRESLRVADELGARTVAFPAVSAGIYGWPIDDAARIAVRTVREAETAVEEVRFVLFDEKAYHAFAGQVA is encoded by the coding sequence ATGACCACCATCAGGCTCGTCCAGGGCGACATCACCCGGGAGAGCGCCGACGCGATCGTCAACGCCGCGAACTCCTCCCTCCTCGGCGGCGGAGGAGTCGACGGCGCCATCCACCGCCGCGGCGGCCCCGCGATCCTCGCGGACTGCCGCCGGCTGCGCGCCTCGCACTACGGCAAGGGCCTGCCGACCGGCAGGGCGGTGGCCACCACGGCGGGCGACCTGGACGCGCACTGGGTGATCCACACCGTCGGCCCGCGCTGGAGCCGCGAGGAGGACCACTCGGAGCTGCTGGCCTCCTGCTACCGCGAGTCCCTGCGCGTGGCCGACGAACTGGGCGCCCGGACCGTCGCCTTCCCGGCCGTCTCCGCCGGCATCTACGGCTGGCCGATCGACGACGCCGCCCGGATCGCGGTGCGGACCGTGCGGGAGGCGGAGACCGCGGTCGAGGAGGTCCGGTTCGTCCTGTTCGACGAGAAGGCGTACCACGCGTTCGCGGGGCAGGTCGCCTGA
- a CDS encoding MFS transporter: MGPLYAAGFTTAFGAHGIAANLGADSGDAVTSLLVLGGLLALYDGAEVVLKPLFGTIADRIGARPVLVGGLVAFAVASALYALAGSPGWLWAARLGQGAAASAFSPAASALVARLNPAAKQGRAFGSYGFSKSVGYTLGPLLGGVLVWAGGLRLLFTVLAALAAAVAVWALIVVPVVPPLPRARQTLVDLARRLADPVFLVPTAALAGATAALSVGVGFLPVSGAVAGLGTVATGAAVSVLAACAALVQPRAGRALDAGRLTVRGGLGAGLLLAAAGLGCAMLPGLVGVLLGATLIGVGTGLITPLGFAALASATPRERLGQTMGAAELGRELGDAGGPLLVAGVAAAATLTYGYGVLAVLLACGPLVAVGLLRRGG, from the coding sequence ATGGGCCCGCTGTACGCGGCCGGGTTCACCACCGCCTTCGGTGCGCACGGCATCGCCGCGAACCTGGGCGCGGACTCCGGCGACGCGGTCACCTCCCTGCTGGTGCTGGGCGGACTGCTCGCGTTGTACGACGGTGCCGAGGTCGTCCTCAAGCCGCTGTTCGGCACGATCGCCGACCGGATCGGGGCCCGCCCCGTGCTCGTCGGCGGGCTGGTGGCGTTCGCCGTCGCGTCCGCGCTCTACGCGCTCGCCGGAAGCCCGGGATGGCTGTGGGCCGCGCGGCTCGGTCAGGGTGCGGCGGCCTCCGCCTTCTCCCCCGCCGCGTCCGCGCTGGTGGCCCGGCTGAATCCGGCCGCCAAGCAGGGGCGGGCCTTCGGGAGTTACGGTTTCTCCAAGTCCGTCGGCTACACCCTGGGCCCGCTGCTCGGCGGTGTGCTGGTGTGGGCGGGCGGCCTGCGACTGCTGTTCACGGTGCTGGCGGCGCTGGCCGCGGCCGTGGCGGTGTGGGCGCTGATCGTCGTACCCGTCGTGCCGCCCCTGCCCCGGGCCCGGCAGACGCTCGTCGACCTGGCGCGGCGGCTGGCCGACCCGGTGTTCCTGGTCCCCACGGCCGCGCTCGCCGGGGCGACCGCCGCGCTCTCGGTCGGCGTGGGCTTCCTGCCCGTGTCGGGGGCCGTGGCGGGACTCGGCACGGTGGCGACGGGAGCCGCGGTGTCGGTGCTCGCGGCGTGTGCGGCGCTCGTCCAGCCGCGTGCCGGGCGGGCGTTGGACGCGGGCCGGCTCACGGTACGGGGCGGGCTCGGTGCCGGATTGCTGCTGGCGGCGGCCGGTCTGGGCTGCGCGATGCTGCCGGGGCTCGTGGGTGTGCTCCTCGGCGCCACGCTGATCGGCGTCGGCACGGGGCTGATCACGCCCCTGGGGTTCGCCGCGCTCGCCTCGGCGACTCCACGGGAACGACTGGGCCAGACGATGGGCGCGGCCGAGCTCGGCCGTGAACTCGGGGACGCCGGCGGGCCGTTGCTGGTCGCGGGAGTGGCCGCGGCGGCGACCCTGACGTACGGCTACGGGGTGCTGGCGGTGCTGCTGGCGTGCGGGCCGTTGGTCGCGGTGGGTCTCCTTCGCCGAGGCGGGTGA
- a CDS encoding cation:proton antiporter — protein sequence MVLVVVFGVALLIAVLLSGLAARTVLSTSFLFLVGGALVSDGFLGLIHITPDSGIVSVTADLALFAVLFTDGMHVSFPKLRANWRSPARALGLGMPLAFAGTALITHCLVGLDWTTSFLVGAVLAPTDPVFASAIVGRKEVPAKLRQLLNVESGINDGLALPVVLVLIAAAGPTSGHAEASLGRIALELVLGLVFGVVLPFVVIELVRFRLLGAEPKLQPLLPLAIGVILYATCHLTHANPYLAAFSAGAVLTARSPEARKAFEPLGEALAELAKFAALLVFGALLTPQLFGDLAFGGYVVVVLAIVLIRPASLLLSLVGTRFDRREKLVAAWFGPKGFASVVYGLLVLQAGIPQGEEAFTLIAVCIAFSIIAHSSTDVPIARLFDVEDLAGVPGGDEGSRVAEEAGHAGV from the coding sequence ATGGTGCTCGTCGTGGTCTTCGGGGTGGCGCTGCTGATCGCCGTTCTGCTGTCGGGGCTGGCCGCCCGGACCGTGTTGTCGACGTCGTTCCTCTTCCTGGTCGGCGGTGCCCTGGTCAGCGACGGTTTCCTCGGGCTGATCCACATCACGCCGGACAGCGGGATCGTCTCCGTGACGGCCGACCTGGCGCTGTTCGCGGTGCTCTTCACCGACGGCATGCACGTCTCCTTCCCCAAGCTGCGCGCCAACTGGCGCAGCCCGGCCCGCGCCCTCGGACTCGGCATGCCGCTCGCCTTCGCCGGTACGGCGCTCATCACCCACTGCCTGGTGGGCCTGGACTGGACGACCTCGTTCCTGGTCGGCGCCGTGCTGGCGCCCACCGACCCGGTGTTCGCCTCGGCGATCGTCGGCCGCAAGGAGGTCCCGGCGAAGCTGCGGCAGCTGCTGAACGTGGAGAGCGGCATCAACGACGGACTGGCTCTGCCGGTCGTGCTCGTCCTGATCGCCGCGGCCGGCCCCACCTCCGGGCACGCCGAGGCGTCACTGGGGAGGATCGCGCTCGAACTGGTGCTGGGGCTGGTCTTCGGTGTCGTCCTGCCGTTCGTGGTGATCGAGCTCGTGCGGTTCCGGCTGCTGGGCGCCGAGCCCAAGCTGCAGCCGTTGCTGCCGCTGGCGATCGGCGTGATCCTCTACGCGACGTGCCACCTTACGCACGCCAACCCCTACCTGGCCGCGTTCTCCGCGGGCGCGGTGCTCACCGCGCGCTCACCAGAGGCGAGGAAGGCGTTCGAACCGCTCGGCGAGGCGCTGGCGGAGCTGGCGAAGTTCGCGGCGCTGCTGGTCTTCGGCGCGCTGCTGACGCCGCAACTGTTCGGGGACCTGGCCTTCGGCGGCTACGTCGTGGTCGTCCTGGCGATCGTGCTGATCCGCCCGGCTTCCCTGCTGCTCTCGCTGGTCGGCACTCGATTCGACCGGAGGGAGAAGCTGGTCGCGGCCTGGTTCGGGCCGAAGGGCTTCGCGTCGGTCGTGTACGGGCTGCTGGTGTTGCAGGCCGGCATCCCGCAGGGCGAGGAGGCGTTCACGCTCATCGCCGTGTGCATCGCCTTCTCGATCATCGCGCACAGCTCCACCGATGTTCCCATTGCCCGCCTCTTCGACGTCGAGGACCTCGCCGGTGTACCCGGCGGCGACGAAGGGTCCCGTGTCGCCGAGGAGGCCGGCCATGCGGGCGTGTGA